In Nitrospira sp., the following proteins share a genomic window:
- a CDS encoding YkgJ family cysteine cluster protein has protein sequence MNDRSLSLFEQTARWFDRANAALLGELPCRQGCDHCCVGTFPVTLLDEQIIQLGLQSLSDSHRKQIVETATVQVRQLTAAAPRLITNRFIDHWPEQEHDQVIEQSSVWPCPALEQDGGCALYQFRPLVCRSMGIPSDEGTRVYGACSVQTAVPLVRLSKAIREEENRLAGLEAEQLEALRLQQGAEGEEILLPFAFVSAVSAQVVSA, from the coding sequence ATGAATGATCGATCCCTTTCGCTGTTTGAACAAACAGCACGATGGTTTGACCGTGCAAATGCGGCCCTGCTCGGTGAGCTGCCATGTCGCCAAGGCTGCGACCATTGCTGTGTGGGGACCTTTCCGGTTACGCTGCTTGATGAGCAGATCATCCAACTCGGCCTTCAATCGCTTTCCGACTCTCATCGGAAGCAAATCGTGGAGACTGCAACCGTTCAGGTCAGACAACTTACGGCGGCGGCACCGCGACTGATCACGAATCGGTTCATCGATCATTGGCCTGAGCAGGAACATGACCAGGTAATCGAACAGTCTTCTGTCTGGCCCTGTCCCGCATTAGAGCAGGACGGAGGGTGTGCGTTGTATCAATTTCGGCCGCTCGTCTGTCGATCTATGGGGATTCCCTCAGATGAGGGGACCCGTGTCTATGGTGCCTGTTCGGTGCAAACCGCAGTTCCATTGGTCCGACTCTCAAAAGCCATTCGAGAGGAGGAAAATCGTCTAGCTGGGTTGGAAGCGGAACAACTTGAGGCGTTACGTCTCCAGCAAGGAGCCGAAGGAGAAGAGATCCTCCTCCCGTTTGCATTTGTATCGGCGGTGTCGGCGCAGGTGGTCTCGGCCTAG
- a CDS encoding HU family DNA-binding protein, with protein sequence MAKSMTKSQIADYLAGKAGITKKGAVQILDDLAALAYREAKNVFTVPGIGKLKLANRKARIGRNPQTGEEIKIPAKRVVKFRVAKAAKDAILGKK encoded by the coding sequence ATGGCAAAATCAATGACCAAGTCTCAGATCGCGGATTACCTCGCCGGGAAAGCCGGCATCACGAAAAAGGGGGCCGTACAGATTCTCGATGATCTAGCAGCCTTGGCGTATCGTGAGGCCAAGAATGTCTTCACCGTCCCAGGGATCGGCAAACTCAAGCTGGCTAACCGCAAAGCGCGGATCGGGCGTAATCCTCAAACGGGCGAAGAGATCAAGATCCCCGCAAAGCGCGTGGTGAAATTCCGGGTAGCCAAGGCAGCCAAGGACGCGATTCTCGGCAAGAAATAA
- a CDS encoding MoaD/ThiS family protein has translation MVTIVLTGQLQTTDGECDLACEIDQALSVRQVIQRQGIRLRHLLQLLREKKVLVTINKRIASEDSLVHDGDAIRLIGHDGMGGSGLGPTHL, from the coding sequence ATGGTGACGATTGTTCTGACTGGACAGCTGCAAACCACGGACGGGGAATGCGATCTCGCCTGTGAAATTGATCAGGCGTTATCGGTTCGACAAGTGATCCAGCGACAGGGTATTCGGTTGCGTCATCTCCTGCAGCTATTACGTGAGAAAAAAGTGCTCGTGACCATCAACAAGAGAATCGCGAGTGAAGATTCGCTTGTTCATGATGGAGATGCCATCCGGCTCATCGGGCATGACGGGATGGGTGGGAGCGGCCTTGGCCCCACGCATCTGTAG
- the rfbC gene encoding dTDP-4-dehydrorhamnose 3,5-epimerase: MRVTPIDIPGVLILEPAVLADHRGMFAETYHEERYREIGITEHFVQDNYSLSVRNTLRGLHFQHPNAQGKLVMALAGTVYDVVLDIREGSPTFGRWYGMALSGSTLQQLYIPPGCAHGFCVTSDTACFLYKCTAYYSPKDDRGILWNDPALGISWPVTQPILSPKDQNHRPLAAMEGELPSYNHSED, encoded by the coding sequence ATGCGTGTGACTCCTATCGACATCCCCGGCGTCCTTATACTTGAGCCTGCCGTCCTGGCGGATCACCGTGGTATGTTTGCAGAAACCTATCACGAGGAGCGATACCGCGAGATAGGCATTACAGAACACTTCGTGCAGGATAACTATTCCCTGTCTGTTCGGAACACCCTACGAGGCCTTCATTTTCAGCACCCCAACGCTCAAGGAAAACTCGTGATGGCCCTGGCAGGCACGGTGTACGACGTTGTTCTCGATATCCGGGAAGGCTCACCAACGTTCGGCAGATGGTATGGAATGGCTTTATCCGGGTCAACCCTTCAGCAATTGTACATCCCCCCTGGATGTGCCCATGGCTTTTGCGTCACCAGCGACACCGCCTGCTTTCTCTACAAATGTACGGCCTATTATTCCCCCAAAGATGATCGCGGCATCCTCTGGAATGATCCAGCCCTAGGAATTTCCTGGCCGGTCACTCAACCGATCCTCTCCCCAAAGGACCAAAACCACCGTCCTCTTGCTGCTATGGAGGGAGAACTGCCATCCTATAATCATTCGGAAGACTGA
- a CDS encoding recombinase family protein, with translation MICAIYARKSTEQTGVTDEGKSVTRQVEHAKAFAKSKGWDVNEDLIFVDDGISGAEFVRRPGFIRLMNAVNVKPKPPFQVLVMSEESRLGREQIQTAYALQQVTDAGVRVFFYLTDQERTLNTAMDKVMLSLTNFAAEMEREKAQQRVYDAMIRKAKAGHVTGGKVFGYDNHVVAGAVPDAQGNATRSHVELRINETEADVVRKIFTLYAEGRGFTSIAKTLNAEGAACPRPRPLTRPKGWAASSVRQIILRRLYVGHQIWNRTKKRLPSGAKKARWRPESQWLVIPVPHLRIITPELWTQAQDRWKNVRQLYLRATNGRVHGRPTNGHESRYLLTGFSTCKTCNGSLCVQSERRNARPTYYYACTTHIRRGAAACAEAMYAPMEALDRAVLSAIEQDVLHPAVLTKAIQKALDQLRPQDEEPSVQRAKLKKDLVKVDGALARLTHAVVEGGALATLLTEIKKYEDERTRLATELAVLDGLAVTPFDPVRVEEELRSYLKDWSGLAQRHPAQTRQILRKLLPNRIRVWREVRRGEKVYRFEGEAAVGKLFNGVVNIERSGVPNGI, from the coding sequence ATGATCTGCGCCATCTACGCCCGAAAATCGACAGAGCAGACCGGCGTGACGGACGAGGGGAAGAGCGTCACGCGCCAGGTCGAGCATGCGAAGGCCTTCGCCAAGAGCAAGGGCTGGGACGTCAACGAGGACCTGATCTTCGTGGACGACGGCATCAGCGGGGCCGAGTTCGTGAGACGGCCCGGCTTCATCCGGCTGATGAATGCTGTGAATGTGAAGCCGAAACCGCCGTTTCAGGTTCTCGTCATGTCCGAGGAAAGCCGCTTAGGTCGTGAGCAGATCCAAACCGCCTATGCGCTCCAGCAGGTCACAGACGCGGGGGTGCGGGTCTTCTTCTATCTGACCGACCAAGAGCGGACGCTCAACACGGCGATGGACAAGGTGATGCTCAGCTTGACGAACTTCGCGGCGGAGATGGAGCGCGAGAAGGCCCAGCAGCGGGTCTACGATGCCATGATCCGCAAAGCCAAAGCGGGTCATGTGACGGGCGGTAAGGTCTTCGGCTACGACAATCACGTCGTAGCCGGGGCCGTCCCCGATGCTCAGGGCAACGCGACCCGCTCGCATGTGGAGCTGCGGATCAACGAGACCGAGGCCGACGTGGTGCGGAAGATCTTCACGCTCTATGCCGAGGGCCGTGGCTTCACGTCCATCGCCAAGACCCTCAACGCGGAAGGGGCGGCGTGCCCACGCCCTCGGCCTCTCACCAGGCCTAAAGGGTGGGCCGCGTCATCGGTGCGACAGATCATCCTCAGGCGGCTCTATGTGGGCCACCAGATCTGGAACCGTACGAAAAAGCGCTTGCCGTCAGGGGCGAAGAAAGCCAGGTGGAGGCCTGAGAGCCAGTGGCTCGTGATCCCGGTGCCCCACCTGCGCATCATCACACCCGAACTGTGGACCCAGGCCCAGGATCGATGGAAGAACGTGCGCCAACTCTATCTCCGTGCTACCAATGGCCGAGTGCATGGCAGGCCCACCAACGGGCATGAGTCACGATACCTGCTGACCGGCTTCTCGACCTGCAAGACGTGCAACGGGAGCCTCTGCGTGCAGAGCGAACGGCGGAACGCGCGCCCCACATACTACTATGCCTGCACCACACATATTCGCCGAGGAGCCGCTGCCTGTGCCGAGGCCATGTATGCGCCGATGGAGGCGCTGGACCGGGCTGTTCTGTCAGCCATCGAGCAGGACGTGCTGCATCCGGCGGTGCTCACCAAGGCCATCCAGAAGGCGCTTGATCAGCTTCGCCCTCAGGACGAGGAGCCAAGTGTGCAACGAGCGAAGCTCAAGAAGGACCTGGTCAAGGTGGACGGGGCCCTGGCTCGGCTCACTCACGCCGTGGTCGAAGGGGGCGCACTGGCGACCTTGCTCACCGAGATCAAGAAATACGAGGACGAGCGGACCCGTTTGGCGACTGAGCTGGCGGTCCTCGACGGCCTCGCCGTCACGCCGTTTGATCCGGTGCGCGTCGAGGAAGAGCTCCGCAGCTACCTCAAGGACTGGTCAGGTTTGGCCCAACGACATCCGGCTCAGACGAGGCAGATTCTTCGGAAATTGTTGCCGAACCGAATTCGGGTCTGGCGTGAAGTGCGAAGAGGCGAGAAGGTCTATCGGTTCGAGGGCGAAGCCGCCGTGGGGAAGCTGTTTAATGGCGTAGTCAACATTGAAAGGTCTGGTGTCCCCAACGGGATTTGA
- a CDS encoding methyltransferase domain-containing protein yields MAPRQKLRDARDFDRTQLRESGHGQTMGRDYSAHFFRWSFARRFINSTHHVLEIGCGQDKPLSKILTGGAAPHVNTYVGVDLNPLKPSSAQRLSFLGEFNFIERWKELQARRPEGYDVLVSMEVVEHFHSRFMPTFMEACFQLMKPGGTFLLSTPCYDGVRMAANHINEMTIETLRQHVVKAGFVEHTRYGTFIDIKHIGKTETSRASKGAIHELRTALSEYYDNDALSCFFAPLYPDHARNNLWVLHRPKKEAKR; encoded by the coding sequence ATGGCACCACGTCAAAAACTACGTGACGCGCGAGACTTTGATCGAACGCAACTTCGTGAATCTGGTCACGGACAGACGATGGGGAGAGATTACAGCGCACATTTCTTCCGTTGGTCCTTTGCCCGTCGTTTCATCAATTCAACCCATCATGTGCTTGAGATCGGGTGCGGTCAGGATAAGCCTCTCTCAAAGATCCTTACTGGTGGGGCGGCGCCGCATGTCAACACGTATGTCGGTGTAGATTTGAACCCGCTGAAGCCATCGAGCGCACAGCGCCTCTCCTTTTTGGGTGAGTTCAACTTCATAGAGCGATGGAAGGAGCTGCAAGCGCGACGGCCTGAGGGTTACGATGTGCTGGTCAGCATGGAGGTGGTGGAGCACTTCCACAGCCGGTTTATGCCGACCTTCATGGAGGCCTGCTTCCAATTGATGAAGCCCGGCGGCACCTTCCTCCTCTCCACACCCTGCTATGACGGCGTGCGGATGGCCGCCAATCACATCAACGAGATGACCATCGAGACCTTGCGTCAACACGTCGTCAAGGCGGGGTTCGTTGAACATACACGCTATGGCACCTTCATCGACATTAAGCACATTGGGAAAACCGAGACATCTCGTGCCTCAAAGGGGGCCATTCACGAGCTCCGTACCGCGCTCAGTGAGTACTACGACAACGACGCGTTGAGCTGCTTCTTCGCGCCCCTCTATCCAGATCACGCACGCAACAACCTGTGGGTCCTTCATCGGCCCAAGAAAGAGGCGAAACGATGA
- a CDS encoding helix-turn-helix transcriptional regulator, with protein sequence MLKALRLHKKLTQAQLAKTSRISQAYVANLERGVNRNPSLAVLTRLAKALGVTSDEVIKALSAQGRRRATR encoded by the coding sequence ATGCTCAAAGCCCTGCGTCTCCACAAGAAGTTGACCCAAGCCCAGCTCGCGAAAACGAGCCGCATCTCGCAAGCCTACGTCGCCAACCTGGAGCGGGGTGTGAATCGAAACCCCAGCTTGGCGGTGCTCACGCGGCTCGCGAAGGCGTTGGGCGTGACGAGCGATGAGGTGATCAAGGCGCTCTCAGCCCAGGGGCGACGGAGGGCCACACGATGA
- a CDS encoding terminase family protein: MTIIDAIHDPNLFRPLFKNLATWRAWFVVLKAIFAIPMTEEDRALFTQLTGRTTPPAEQVQECALVIGRRGGKSFVTALIAVYLACFRDYAACLGPGERGVIMIIATDRKQARVIMRYVTALLRSVPMLAAMILRQDAESVDLDNRITIEITTASYRTIRGYTIVAFIGDEIAFWRSEDSANPAEEILAAARPAMATIPGALLIMLSSPYKRSGPFYDNYRRYYGQDGASVLVIQADTRTMNPKVPQRVIDQAMERDPIAASAEYLAQFRSDVGTFLDSELVQRAVTAGRRELAPQDRSRYLAFVDPSGGSHDRMTLAIAHAEGDRMVLDLIRGVTPPFDPSVVVKDFANVIRSYRCASVTGDRYAGEWVRTAFERQGVSYWHSELSKSEIYLESLPLFTTGAVDLLDYQPLLLELQQLERRTSKSGRDSVDHPPQGHDDYANAACGALVLAVRQEKHALYMVKYGY; this comes from the coding sequence ATGACCATCATTGACGCGATCCACGACCCAAACCTGTTTCGCCCGCTGTTCAAGAACCTCGCCACGTGGCGAGCCTGGTTCGTGGTGCTCAAGGCCATCTTCGCCATTCCCATGACGGAGGAGGACCGAGCCCTCTTCACCCAGCTCACAGGCCGCACGACACCACCTGCTGAACAGGTCCAAGAATGTGCGTTGGTGATTGGACGACGCGGGGGCAAGTCCTTCGTCACGGCCCTCATCGCCGTGTACCTCGCCTGCTTCAGAGACTACGCCGCCTGCCTCGGTCCTGGGGAACGGGGCGTGATCATGATCATCGCCACAGACCGAAAACAGGCTCGCGTCATCATGCGCTACGTCACGGCGCTGCTGAGGTCCGTGCCCATGCTGGCCGCGATGATCCTGCGCCAAGATGCCGAGTCCGTGGACCTCGATAACCGGATCACGATTGAGATCACCACGGCCAGCTACCGCACGATCCGCGGCTACACGATTGTGGCGTTCATCGGCGACGAGATCGCGTTCTGGCGATCTGAGGACAGCGCCAACCCTGCTGAAGAGATCCTCGCAGCGGCGCGTCCTGCGATGGCGACGATTCCCGGCGCGTTGTTGATCATGTTGTCGTCGCCCTACAAGCGGTCGGGACCCTTCTATGACAACTACCGACGCTACTACGGACAGGACGGCGCCTCGGTGCTCGTGATTCAAGCCGACACGCGGACCATGAACCCCAAAGTGCCGCAGCGCGTCATCGACCAGGCCATGGAGCGCGATCCCATCGCGGCGAGCGCGGAGTACCTCGCGCAGTTCCGTTCCGATGTCGGGACCTTCCTCGATAGTGAGCTTGTGCAACGAGCCGTCACGGCAGGCCGCCGTGAGCTGGCACCCCAAGACCGCTCCCGCTATCTCGCGTTCGTCGATCCCTCAGGGGGCTCCCATGACCGCATGACGCTCGCCATCGCCCACGCCGAAGGCGACCGGATGGTGCTCGACCTCATCCGAGGCGTCACGCCGCCGTTCGATCCGTCCGTCGTCGTGAAGGACTTTGCCAACGTCATTCGGTCGTACCGCTGTGCCAGTGTCACGGGCGACCGCTACGCGGGTGAGTGGGTCAGAACGGCGTTCGAGCGCCAGGGCGTCAGCTACTGGCACTCCGAGCTGTCGAAGTCGGAGATCTACTTAGAATCGCTGCCCCTCTTCACCACCGGGGCGGTGGACCTGCTCGACTATCAGCCGCTGCTCCTGGAGCTGCAGCAGCTCGAACGGCGGACCAGCAAGAGCGGGCGTGACAGCGTAGACCATCCCCCACAGGGGCATGACGACTACGCGAACGCGGCCTGCGGGGCCTTGGTCCTGGCTGTCAGGCAGGAGAAGCATGCGCTGTACATGGTGAAGTATGGCTATTAG
- a CDS encoding bifunctional DNA primase/polymerase, with translation MKKARVLRSVERWSALAAAMIYINLEWYVFPVHSVDDAGQCTCGTPNCDNAGKHPATPHGFKDATLDLAQIKRWFKPRVVPFNIGIVTGKRSGLTVIDIDMGPGKVGAETWKELTREHGEPETLRDRTGGGGLHLFFAYTSALKTGNNRLGQHVDVKNNGAYVTVAPSRHKSGGVYAWENWGTPLASVPAYLIPPKPEDAPTRGRPRKDDPLRRRYTPAEFRDMLSFVPADDRDMWRNVGVIAGREFHCSEEVFEIYKTWSNTWDGVKAANHDRVMHEAFYEISQQPAERELSIGTIIKAAMANGWAPKSGGVPPEDFVYYGPDGTYLYLPTLDPWNSASVNVAVSSLNIGGQVMKATEWLKMNRCVTSLACDPIIEGKFAYGMNCVNGELVPSVGACVLNTYRRPTTELGDPYKAGPLVEHVHRVMPREGDADQVLDYLAHLVQHPDVKLRFALVIGGEQGVGKDTIIEFCIPALGPWNVSNIAPSALSTQFNEFVASTLVRISETANQKEMSRFVFNELVKTLIAGSPDVAVVNPKYQPKFTTRLRCGVIITTNHLASGIYIPQDDRRYDVIECATRAEMGLADDVTRRAYFERLWAWFHQEDGARHVAAFLHARDLTRFSPNNGQRKTAAHQMIIQNSMSGDEWFLDALEALGNPDLFRGDVFVLQAVHHGEDAKELRGKLLHAADRAGFKRYLSPTRDGRWLNGDKKKCALFLRQGVATPTKSAREKVLNVTMNEILKEIHGAPRKY, from the coding sequence ATGAAGAAGGCCCGGGTGCTCCGCAGTGTGGAACGCTGGTCGGCCCTCGCGGCGGCGATGATCTACATCAACCTCGAGTGGTACGTGTTCCCGGTCCATTCCGTCGATGACGCGGGGCAGTGCACCTGCGGCACCCCCAATTGTGACAACGCCGGAAAGCATCCGGCCACGCCGCACGGGTTCAAAGACGCGACCCTCGACCTTGCCCAGATCAAGCGGTGGTTTAAGCCACGGGTCGTGCCCTTCAACATCGGCATTGTGACCGGAAAACGCAGTGGGCTCACCGTCATCGACATCGACATGGGTCCCGGCAAGGTGGGCGCGGAGACATGGAAAGAGCTGACTCGGGAACACGGCGAGCCGGAGACATTAAGGGACCGGACCGGCGGCGGTGGGTTGCACCTGTTCTTTGCGTACACATCAGCTCTCAAGACTGGCAACAACCGTCTTGGCCAGCATGTCGATGTGAAGAATAACGGCGCGTACGTGACGGTTGCGCCCTCACGCCACAAGAGCGGTGGCGTCTACGCATGGGAGAACTGGGGCACACCATTGGCGTCGGTGCCAGCGTACTTGATTCCTCCCAAACCGGAGGACGCGCCGACACGGGGACGGCCACGGAAGGACGACCCCTTGCGACGGCGGTATACCCCCGCAGAGTTTCGCGACATGCTCTCCTTTGTGCCCGCTGATGATCGGGACATGTGGCGCAATGTGGGTGTCATCGCCGGGCGCGAATTTCACTGCTCCGAAGAAGTCTTTGAGATCTACAAGACGTGGTCGAACACGTGGGACGGCGTGAAGGCGGCGAATCATGATCGGGTCATGCATGAGGCGTTTTACGAGATCAGCCAGCAACCCGCTGAGCGCGAGCTGTCCATTGGCACCATCATCAAGGCCGCCATGGCGAATGGCTGGGCGCCGAAGTCCGGCGGCGTACCGCCCGAAGATTTCGTGTATTACGGCCCTGATGGGACGTACTTGTATCTTCCAACCCTCGATCCCTGGAACAGCGCATCAGTCAACGTCGCGGTGAGCTCCTTGAACATCGGCGGGCAGGTGATGAAGGCCACCGAGTGGCTGAAGATGAATCGCTGTGTGACGAGCCTCGCGTGCGATCCGATCATCGAGGGCAAATTCGCATATGGCATGAACTGCGTGAACGGCGAACTCGTGCCGAGCGTCGGTGCATGCGTGCTCAACACCTACCGAAGGCCGACCACCGAACTGGGCGACCCGTACAAAGCAGGGCCGCTCGTGGAACATGTGCACCGCGTGATGCCACGGGAGGGTGATGCGGATCAAGTCCTCGACTATCTCGCCCATCTTGTTCAGCACCCTGACGTGAAGCTCCGTTTCGCACTGGTCATCGGCGGCGAGCAAGGCGTCGGCAAGGACACCATCATTGAATTCTGTATCCCGGCGTTGGGGCCGTGGAACGTATCGAACATCGCGCCGAGCGCCTTGTCCACGCAGTTTAATGAATTTGTCGCGTCCACGCTGGTGCGAATCAGTGAGACCGCGAATCAGAAAGAAATGTCGAGATTCGTGTTCAATGAGCTGGTCAAAACCCTGATTGCGGGGTCGCCTGATGTCGCGGTGGTGAACCCGAAGTATCAGCCAAAGTTTACGACCCGGTTACGGTGCGGCGTCATCATCACTACGAATCACCTCGCAAGTGGAATTTACATTCCGCAGGACGACCGGCGCTACGACGTGATCGAGTGCGCTACGAGAGCCGAGATGGGGCTGGCCGACGATGTAACACGGCGCGCCTACTTTGAGCGGTTATGGGCATGGTTCCACCAGGAAGACGGCGCGCGTCATGTGGCGGCGTTTCTGCATGCACGGGACTTGACCAGGTTCAGTCCGAACAATGGGCAACGGAAAACCGCTGCGCATCAGATGATCATCCAGAACAGCATGAGTGGGGATGAGTGGTTCTTGGATGCCCTGGAAGCACTGGGTAACCCAGATTTGTTCCGTGGTGACGTATTTGTCTTACAGGCTGTGCACCACGGTGAAGACGCAAAGGAACTGCGTGGGAAGCTCCTCCATGCGGCAGATCGAGCAGGGTTCAAACGCTATCTGAGCCCCACGCGCGATGGTCGATGGCTCAATGGGGACAAGAAAAAATGCGCCCTGTTCTTGCGCCAAGGCGTTGCCACTCCCACGAAGTCAGCGCGGGAGAAGGTGCTGAATGTCACCATGAACGAAATCCTCAAAGAGATACACGGAGCACCCAGAAAGTACTGA
- a CDS encoding RNA-binding protein, translating to MGSKLYVGGLPYAATEQQLNETFGAHGTVASVKIIADKFTGQSRGFGFVEMSSDAEAQAAITALHGTEMGGRTLTVNEAKPMERSGGGGGFGGGGGRGGKRDRW from the coding sequence ATGGGTTCGAAGCTTTACGTCGGTGGGTTGCCCTATGCGGCGACCGAGCAGCAGTTGAATGAAACTTTCGGGGCGCATGGCACGGTGGCCTCGGTGAAGATCATCGCAGACAAGTTCACGGGGCAGTCGCGCGGATTTGGTTTCGTGGAGATGTCTTCGGATGCTGAGGCACAAGCCGCGATCACGGCGCTTCACGGCACGGAGATGGGTGGCCGCACGTTAACGGTCAATGAAGCGAAACCAATGGAGCGTTCTGGCGGCGGTGGTGGATTCGGTGGCGGCGGTGGCCGTGGTGGAAAGCGCGATCGCTGGTAA